The Coleofasciculaceae cyanobacterium genome has a segment encoding these proteins:
- a CDS encoding glutaredoxin family protein — MQLILYSKPGCHLCEGLQEKLERVSNIDFELEIRDINAREDWFSAYQYEIPVLCQKLPNTEKPLPRISPRATVAKLEQMLQKNLRTLE, encoded by the coding sequence ATGCAATTAATTCTTTACAGCAAGCCAGGCTGCCATTTGTGCGAAGGGCTGCAAGAAAAATTAGAGCGGGTGAGCAATATTGATTTTGAGCTAGAAATACGCGATATCAACGCTCGCGAAGATTGGTTTTCTGCTTATCAATATGAAATCCCCGTATTATGTCAAAAATTGCCAAATACCGAAAAACCCTTGCCCCGTATATCTCCTAGAGCTACAGTAGCTAAATTAGAGCAAATGTTACAGAAAAACTTAAGGACATTAGAGTAA